In the genome of Gammaproteobacteria bacterium, the window ATCTATGCAATTATCATTCAGCCCCTTGTCCCCTAACCAACGCGCAGATTAGTAGATTGGAAATACCTAAAACCCACGCATTGGACGCGGTATGTGTTGGAGAATTAAATGCCGTTAAGGATTGGCGAAAACCAACTTTATTCATTAAAGCAACCGGACGTGGGAGCTACCAACGCACTCGATTAAATGCTTTTGGATTCCCGCGAGGTTATTTGACGCGACAGAAACGGATTAAGGGATTTCAAACGGGAGACATGGTGATTGCCACCGTAACAAAAGGAAAGAAAACGGACATTCACAAAGGGCGCGTGGCGGTTCGTGCCTCTGGAAATTTTAATATCCAAATTGCACAAGGTGTTATTCAAGGTATTGCTTATAAGTATTGCCAGCTTATTCAACGAAGCGATGGTTATGCCTACGCTTAAAATTATCTCCTTATTTTATTTTTGTAACAACAAAAGGCGGCGTTTCCTTCCCTCGACCCTTCGGGATCGAGGGGTTTCCACGCCGAAAGATCTATGATTTTGCCAAATAAATTAAAACTCACCAACCAAATTGACCTGAGCAAAGCCGAAGAAAAGATCAGCAAGCAAAAGGCTAAACGGTTATTTGAAAGCGGTGATATTGACCGCATGGAAATTGGCACCTTTAAAGGACTGGCACAAATTCATGCGTATTTATTTGGCGACATTTATGAATTCGCGGGAGAACTCCGCGATGTTAATCTCGCCAAAGGCAACTTTCGATTTGCACCGCTTATGTATTTACCACAATCGCTGGAACATATCAGCGCCATGCCGCAAAAATCGTTTGAGCAGATCATCGAGAAATATGTCGAAATGAATATTGCCCACCCCTTTCGCGAAGGCAATGGTCGCGCCACGCGCATTTGGCTGGATTTGATTCTCAAAAAAGAAATTCAACGCGTGATCGATTGGAATGCCGTGGACAAGAACGAGTATCTTTCGGCCATGGAACGCAGTGTGGTGAAGGATGTGGAAATTAAATATCTGTTGAAATCCGCCTTGA includes:
- a CDS encoding hypothetical protein (Evidence 5 : Unknown function), producing MEIPKTHALDAVCVGELNAVKDWRKPTLFIKATGRGSYQRTRLNAFGFPRGYLTRQKRIKGFQTGDMVIATVTKGKKTDIHKGRVAVRASGNFNIQIAQGVIQGIAYKYCQLIQRSDGYAYA
- a CDS encoding Protein adenylyltransferase NmFic; the protein is MILPNKLKLTNQIDLSKAEEKISKQKAKRLFESGDIDRMEIGTFKGLAQIHAYLFGDIYEFAGELRDVNLAKGNFRFAPLMYLPQSLEHISAMPQKSFEQIIEKYVEMNIAHPFREGNGRATRIWLDLILKKEIQRVIDWNAVDKNEYLSAMERSVVKDVEIKYLLKSALTDKSNDRELFMKGIDISYYYEDYSEFRVEDL